A part of Aegilops tauschii subsp. strangulata cultivar AL8/78 chromosome 2, Aet v6.0, whole genome shotgun sequence genomic DNA contains:
- the LOC109772564 gene encoding isocitrate dehydrogenase [NAD] catalytic subunit 5, mitochondrial-like gives MAMRRLLQGVVLPRTTGRCVGASSFSTSTEAIRATLFPGDGIGPEIAESVKQVINVAGVPIEWEEHYVGTEVDPRTQSFLTWESLESVRRNKVGLKGPMATPIGKGHRSLNLTLRKELGLYANVRPCNSLPGYKTRYDDVNLVTIRENTEGEYSGLEHQVVKGVVESLKIITRQASLRVAEYAFHYAKANGRERVSAIHKANIMRKTDGLFLQCCREVAAKYPEIKYEEVVIDNCCMELVKDPGTYDVLVMPNLYGDIISDLSAGLIGGLGLTPSCNIGEGGICLAEAVHGSAPDISGKNLANPTALMLSAVMMLRHLRFNDQADRIHNAILRTIADGKYRTADLGGKSSTSDYTKAVCGHI, from the coding sequence ATGGCAATGCGGAGGCTGCTTCAGGGGGTCGTTCTGCCGCGGACGACGGGCCGGTGTGTTGGGGCGTCCTCCTTCTCCACGTCCACGGAGGCCATCCGCGCAACCCTCTTCCCCGGCGATGGCATCGGGCCGGAGATCGCCGAGTCGGTGAAGCAGGTGATCAATGTTGCAGGCGTGCCAATAGAGTGGGAAGAGCATTACGTCGGCACGGAGGTTGATCCCAGGACACAGAGCTTCTTGACATGGGAAAGCCTGGAGTCCGTGCGGAGGAACAAAGTTGGCTTGAAAGGCCCCATGGCCACACCCATCGGAAAAGGCCACCGCTCTCTGAATCTCACGCTGAGGAAGGAGCTCGGGCTCTACGCCAATGTCAGGCCTTGCAACAGCCTCCCGGGGTACAAGACCAGATACGATGATGTGAACCTGGTGACAATCCGCGAAAACACTGAAGGGGAGTACAGCGGCCTCGAGCATCAGGTCGTGAAGGGCGTCGTTGAAAGCCTGAAGATCATCACCCGCCAGGCGAGCCTGAGGGTCGCGGAGTACGCCTTCCACTACGCCAAGGCCAATGGCAGGGAGAGGGTCTCGGCGATACACAAGGCCAACATCATGAGGAAGACAGACGGGCTTTTCCTACAGTGCTGCCGCGAGGTGGCCGCCAAGTACCCTGAGATCAAGTACGAGGAGGTCGTCATCGACAACTGCTGCATGGAGCTCGTCAAGGACCCTGGCACGTATGATGTGCTGGTCATGCCGAACCTGTACGGCGACATTATCAGCGATCTGTCCGCTGGTTTGATTGGAGGCTTGGGCTTGACTCCCAGCTGCAACATTGGTGAAGGCGGCATTTGTCTCGCGGAGGCCGTTCATGGCTCTGCGCCTGATATCTCCGGCAAGAACCTTGCAAACCCGACTGCTCTTATGCTGAGTGCTGTCATGATGTTGCGCCACCTCCGTTTCAACGACCAGGCAGACCGCATCCACAATGCCATCCTCCGCACCATCGCCGACGGCAAGTACAGAACCGCTGATCTTGGTGGCAAGTCATCGACGTCAGACTACACAAAAGCAGTTTGCGGTCATATCTGA